The DNA sequence GGATGCAGCGCGCCGAGCGGCAGGGGCGGCGATGCCAGCGTCGGGGTGAGCAGCACGTCATACTCCTCGAAGAACCGGCCGATTCGGCGAGCGGCCTGTTGCAGCAGACGCAACGAGGCGGAGAACTTCGAGGCGGGGATCTGTCCCCCCATCAACGCCAGCGCCCAGGTAGCGGGCTCGAAGTCCTCAGCCCTCGCCTTGCGCCCCACCAGAGCCTCGGCCGCCTCGATGTCAGCCCGAAGGTTCCCCGCCACCAGGGTCAGGAACGCCTCGGCAAACGGCTCCTTATCCACCTCCGGCGCCGCCTCCACCATCTCGTGGCCCAGATCTCGACACAGCCGAACGGTCTCCTCCAGCCCCTTCACACAATCCTCATGCACGGCATCGCCCAGGAACGGCTTGGTAGTGAAGGCGATACGCAACCTGCCAGGGTCCTGCCCGACCTCCTCCAGGAAGGGGCGTGATGGCGGCGGGGCGTAATAAGGCGCGCCCACATCGGGCCCGGCGGTGGCATCGAGCAAGGCGGCGCTATCCCGCACGGAGAGGGTCAGCGCGTGCTCGCAGGTCAGGCCATGCCACACCTCGCCGACATCAGGCCCCAGAGGGGTGCGTCCCCGGGTCGGCTTGAAGCCGAATAGGCCACAACAGGAGGCCGGGATGCGGATGGAGCCGCCGCCATCGTTCCCGTGGGCCAGCGGCACCATGCGGGCGGCCACCGCCGCCGCAGCCCCACCGCTGGAGCCCCCCGGCGTACGGCCCGGATCCCACGGGTTTCGGGTGGGGCCGAACAGCTCCGGCTCGGTCGTCGGTAGTAGCCCCATCTCGGGCACATTGGTCTTTCCGAGGAAGACGAGGCCGGCCGCCTTGAGCCGCAGCACCAGCTCGCTATCGTGGTCGGGCACGAAATCTCGGAGGAACCGGCTGCCGCTGCGCATGGGCTCACCCGCATAGAGGGTCACGACGTCCTTCAGCAGGAACGGAACGCCCCGGAAGGGACCCTCGGGGAGCGTCCCCTCAGCGGCCTCCCGTGCCCGATCATACATCTTATGGATGACTGCGTTGAGCTGTGGGTTCAACCGCTCAATGCGGCTGATCGCCTCCTCCACCA is a window from the Chloroflexota bacterium genome containing:
- a CDS encoding amidase, yielding MGGFSDYDKYDGLGLAELVRKGEVRPIDLVEEAISRIERLNPQLNAVIHKMYDRAREAAEGTLPEGPFRGVPFLLKDVVTLYAGEPMRSGSRFLRDFVPDHDSELVLRLKAAGLVFLGKTNVPEMGLLPTTEPELFGPTRNPWDPGRTPGGSSGGAAAAVAARMVPLAHGNDGGGSIRIPASCCGLFGFKPTRGRTPLGPDVGEVWHGLTCEHALTLSVRDSAALLDATAGPDVGAPYYAPPPSRPFLEEVGQDPGRLRIAFTTKPFLGDAVHEDCVKGLEETVRLCRDLGHEMVEAAPEVDKEPFAEAFLTLVAGNLRADIEAAEALVGRKARAEDFEPATWALALMGGQIPASKFSASLRLLQQAARRIGRFFEEYDVLLTPTLASPPLPLGALHPEPVEMFAMRLLGRLGAGRLLDLLGGIRKAAQQSFSFVPYTPLANVTGQPAMSVPLYWSDEGLPIGMHFMGRYGDEATLFRLAGQLERARPWFDRRPPICG